A segment of the Drosophila gunungcola strain Sukarami chromosome 2R unlocalized genomic scaffold, Dgunungcola_SK_2 000020F, whole genome shotgun sequence genome:
CTTCCGCGCCGAAATCGAGCTCAACACGGACGACAACTGGAACGTGTCCGGCGTGGTGGAGATCATGGACTTCACCAAGATCCCCTATTCCCTGGTGCTGCAGTTCGATCCGGGCATGTTCAAGCGGATGAACGCATTTCTAGAGCATGGTATTCCAGCGAATTTAGTGGCCACCCACATTGTAAATGCCTCCAGGGAGACACAGTTTGTGCTGGGTCTGATCCGGAATGTGATGAAGCAGAAGGAGCTGGTGAGTTTAGGGAGGggaaaatcttaaatttacaagaattaaatcctttttttgcCTCTCCTTTAGCTGCACATCCACTCCAACCTCGAGTCCCTGCAAAAAGCCATCGGCAAGGAGTATCTGCCCGTCGAAATGGGCGGCGAGAACGGCACCCTCGCGGATGCGGTGTCGCGCTACGAGACCCAGTTGACCGGCTTCTCCACGTACTTCAAGGAAGACGAGCGGTATGGCGTGGACGAGAAACTGCGGGCGGCCAGCGAGAAGGAGCAGGCTCCATTGGTGGCCGGCCTTCCCAGCGATGGAACCTTCCGCAAGCTAAACTTCGATTGAGGCGTTGACAACCGGGCAGAGCTAGTTGTATATTCTGATGCACATCCTATATGTACGCCCCTCCACTAACACACAGCCCTCTAAacctacatatatatacactgAAATGTATAGATACTACAGCGCTATAGCGATCTTTGGTCATAGCATAACCtgatattttataattgaaacccagaaaaaaaagagaaacatCGAAACTAAAAGCAAATTGAACAATATGATAATACAGTGCACACTAAAATGAAATATGTAGGATGAAAATGGAACGCCATCGAATGGCACAAAAACCTCACATTAATgtcgattttaatttattgttgtcCTTATCAACGCACATACTTAAACACATTCTAACGTCCGGTCGCGAGGGGTGTATAGCACACATAAGGTATATACCCAAACGACTCATCCTACCATGATCCCATAATGCATTTTCGTGATGAAATCTTCAACGTCTTCTACTTGCGTGCTAAgttgttgttggcttttatttaatcGCATACTTTTATACATACGGttcatgaatatatatatacatatatgtattttctatatttttttccattggTTAAGTGTCGTTTCTACTAATTTTTGATACTAGTTTACACATATATACATGCATCTATATTTATGGATAATACATACATAGTTAAATGACTACAGTTAAAAGTGACAATGTATTGTAGATCCCATGTTGAGTGcgttaataaattaaagcgaatttgtttaaatgtcgGTACAACTAAAACTTGTAGAAAAGGTTGTATTACTTGGGGTTCCATTTCTAAATTTATGGGGTAATAAGCTTTATCTGGTCTAGATAAACGCGCGGTTTGACTGACTTATCGATGTTTGAACTTTAGTTCTGATAAGCCGTATCAATATGTCAAAAGCTATATGTTAAAgcattgcatttaaattgtcAAGGGTAATTCTAGCTTTCACATTTAAACTGCCaaagtttgaatttataattttacccGCCAATTTGGAATTCTTGAAAGAGCGGGACAACTATATACTTTTATGTGTAGTGTTGAAAAACGACGAAGTTGAACTTTGAACGAATGGAGAGCTTTTTCTCCAAGCTTTCGGACACTCCATCTGATCTGGactgtattattttttgtgtttaccTCATTATTCCAGTTCAGCTGACAAAATAATTAGACAAAATGTCAAAGGCAATTAAGTACTATTATGATTTTCTGTCGCAGCCATCCCGCGCCTTATGGATTGGCATGAAACTGAGCAAGACTCCCTTTGAAGATTGCCCGGTGGCCCTGCGCAAACGTAagagtaaacaaaaataagtaaataataaagccGGCTGATGAATTATTTGTACCAGAGGAGCAATTGACCGACGAGTATCGGAACATCAATCGGTTCCAAAAGGTGCCGGCCATTGTGGATGGTAAATTTCAGCTGGGAGAAAGTGTCTCCATAGTGCGGTAAGTATTCCTTTTCCAGTAATTACTGGTTAATTTCTGAATTACTATACTACTATTTGTTTTAGTTATCTGGCGGACAAGGGTTTCTTCAGCGAGCAGCTGTATCCAAAGTCTCTGGAGGATCGTGCCCGTGTGGATGAGTTCCTGGAATGGCAGCACTTCAATGTTCGTCTGACCTGTGCCACGTTCTTTAGCAAAGTCTGGCTCTTACCGGCCAAGGGATTGGCTCCTGCCCCAAAACCGGAGGttgttaaaaaactaattaaggATGTGGAAGGTAACTTGGGTCTTTTGGAACGCCTCTGGCTGGAGAAGGACTTCCTAGTCGGAGATAAACTCACTGTGGCGGATATCTTTGGCGCTTCGGAAATCACTCAGATGAGTAAGTATTTGCTTAAAACGTTTTAACATACATATAGCCTTAACGACTTTCCCTTAATAGAGCTGTGCCAGTACAATGTAAACGGAAGCAATTCCCCAAGGTGGCCAAATGGCTGGAACGCGTCCGAGAGACCACCAATCCCTACCACGATGAGGCCCATAGCTTCCTGTACAAGGTCGCCAAACAGGCAGCCAGTGCCAAGAATTAGTTTCTCAATTACAAATAAGAGAACCCTctcggttttgttttttgcatttattaaatttttaagacaTCACTGTAACCAGCTTGTGCcttgttttgtgtttattgtgttcaattaaatgttggcattattttaaatgttaaaataaaacaattacatGATTGATATCTTGAACTGAAAAGTTAATGAATAAATCATTTCTAGGGAATAATTGGAATATACATATTAGAGTGATGGACCCCATAGAGCGGGACAACAATAATGTGCCAACCAGTGCTGCAAGGTGGCGCTATTGATCTTTGCACCAgagctttgtttattttcgcttttctcAGCTGGGAACGATTTCTTTGGTAGCCGGTTTGGATTGAAGACCAGAGCAATTGACCGCCATGTCCAAGTCAATTAGATTCTATTACGATTTGTTGTCCCCAACATCCCGTGGCTTGTGGTTAGCTCTAAAGTTGGGCAATAAGCCCATTGAATATTGCCCCATTGCCCTCCGTAAACGTGAGTGAAAGTACATAGCTCGTTAATGCTTCGCCGGCTAATTTATGCTTTATTTAGTTGAACAACTGACCGATGAGTACAAGAAGATCAATCGCTTCCAGAAGGTGCCGGCCATAGTGGATGgtgacttccatttggccgAAACGATAGCCATCATACGGTGAGGCATCCACGTATTTTCAAATGGCTTCTTTTATGCAGGTAGCACATTGCCCCCTTGTAGTTACCTCGCTGACAAAGGCCAGTTGGATGAAAAGCTTTACCCGAAGTCACTGGAGGCCCGTGCCCGCGTGGATGAGTTCCTGGAGTGGCAGCACCTCAATATCCGACTGGCCTGCTCCATGTTCTTCCGCGATGCCTGGCTGTTTCCCATCAATGGACTGGCAGCCAAACCCAAGCCTGAAAGAATTCAAGAGCTGATCGAGGGCGTGGAGACGAATCTGGGTCTTCTGGAACTCATTTGGCTGGAAAAGGACTTTCTGGTGGGACAGCAAATGACGGTGGCTGATCTCGTGGGCGCTTCGGAAATCAATCAACTGAGTGGGTTCAAGTAAATTGGAGAATCTTTAGGGAATTGAACActaataatgatttttttagaGATCTTCCATTACAAAGTGGATGAGAAAAAGTTCCCCAAGGTGGCCAAGTGGTTGGATCGTGTCAGAGAAGCCACCAATCCCTACCATGACGAGGGACTTGCCTTTATCAATATGAAAGCAAAGCAGGCAAAGCTCTAAAGACTTGTTTACTTTTGGAGATTCAGAGACCACCTTATATGTTCTGAGATAACACGTTTGTAGTTGTTTTCCTCATGTTAGTTATTTAGTTTCGTTTTGATTGTATTTGTACAAAGTTAAAGATTAAAAATTACTATCTGCTATGTAATGTTTCTATGTTAGTCGATATCCAGTTTCCTAAAGGAGCCTTCGATGCCAAACAGGGATTCGGCATTGACGGGTTGTCCTCGTCTCAGCTTCTCGTCGGTGCCATAGGACACCTCCTCCTCGAAGAATGGCTTGTAGTCCAGAAGCTTTGTCCTCCATGTGCTGACCACATCTTGGATGGTTCCATTGCTGCCACCATATTCAGCTGGCAGGCACTCCTTGGGCACATAGTTGTAGAGGCTCTCCAGTTTGGAGTGTATGTGGAActaacaaatcaaaattcgTTATAAGGCATTTTCATTACTTTATGTATATCTGGGTGGtccaaatttttaatctaatcTAATCTAATCCAATTATCGGCTGTGAATTGATGCATTTAAGGCATTCccgaaaaaaatttgttaaaaaaaatgctttttagGGTCTGCGCTTAAAATTCGAAgtttatcactcatacgcactGTTGTTTTTGATCAACaatctatttttaaacagGTGGCATAAgtatttgtgttattttttaagtcttCGTGTTTCTATTTTAGTTCAAGCGAGGTTAATAGTTTGACAAGGTTGGGATTGGTAAAAGAATTTGTTTGTACAAAATTTGAACTGGCTTACGAGTCGAATGAGTAACTTTAATGGAAACTTTGAGaccattttttggttttcgaatacattttttgtttaataaaaactactatttttaatgatgATAGTTCTGTTTTTTTGGACCACCCTAATGCAGATGTATGAGAAACTCACCCGCTTTCGTATCTTCTCACTCATCAGACTCTTGGCAATGGACATAAACCTTTCGGCGCTGGCGGGAGCGTTGACAAAGTGGAAGCCCTTGGGCCTGTAGGGATAGGCCTTGTCACCCAGAACGGCCAGTTTCTTCACCAGCACAGCGTCGAACTGGAACAAGTGACCTGCCCCGACGCCCTTCATGTCGATGATCTCCAAAAAGCCGGATATCATGGCATTGTCGTCCTCGCGTATCTGAATCTCACCGATCATGGTGTTCACTTGGACGACCTCGGCAATGGAGTACTTCTTGGAGTCGTACTGGCCGTAGCGGGAGATGTGGATGCGAGGTCCATCTGGTTTCAAGGGCTGTGGCAATCGAAGCAGGCAGCTGTTATATAAAAGGAATTGTTACTATCTAAACTACGGACCCACAGTTACAGAAACTCACCCTGTTTCCAGAATGCTCAGTTGCTTCTCGCCCACAAGGCGATTCTTGTAGAGCTCTGGCACCGCTCCCCTCATGGCATAGAAGTTGTCCAACTTCAGCTTGGTCTTCTCCAGACTGTATTTGCAGCCGCGCAGAAAGGCCACCAGGAACTGGGCATCCTGTCTGGCCTTCAGATGCGGCTGCTTGGAGATCCAGGTGCGCAGCGTTTCGATGTCCTCATCGATCCTCTCCGGCACCTCGGCCAGCTCGTCGTGCGCCTTTTTGGCCAACTCTGGACTCAGGCTGCGTATGGCATTCGAATGCTCGTCTGACATGGCTACTTTCCACTTGCGACTAGGCTCCCCTTATCACCACCACCTGTTCGATGCAAAGCATAGGTttgatttattgaaatttttccATGTGCGATTAGACAACCGGTTGCTTTTGCACCCCCATTTCCGGCTAGTTATGACAGTAACTGGTGTCTTTTGTGGTTCGATTAGATAGTACCCATGCCATATGGCCACCCACTCTTCGTTACTGGAGCTCGACATGGTCATGGGCGTTGTTTTCGATTAGATTAACATAGCTTTCACTTAAGGGAAGATCTAAATCGCCGAAGGATTTCCAATTGGTTACAGTCATAAAAtagcaaacaattaaaagacaATCTTAAGTCGGAATGTCAAAGGAAAATGTTGCTTATCAGCAAGAATCACCTTATCTGAATAGATTATCAACTAATGCatggattaaaattaacagAATACCGGTTTAATCACAGTCATAAATATTGAATAACAAACAAGGATAAGAAGACACTAAGTCAATCATATAGATTCAGCTTATCAGTGGGGTTCACTGATCTTGTCTACGATTGGATTTACTTGTTCTTtaacaaaaggcaaacaatCTAATATATTTAATGGTAATTAGCAACGATAGCAACGAAAGATACGGGGATCAACAATCAGTTGACAAGTGCTCAAAAACCCAGATATCAAGGTTGTCTTGCACTGGGGCTTAAAAGCAACCGCACGGGTCTAGCTCTACGTTGTCGCGACCTCTACTCACAATtgtctttaatttaatattagctGTTCTATATACACATAAATGCATATGAATGTACCTATGTGCATATATTATATGCGATATTATACGTGATATATGCCGCCTCCTCGCGAAAATCGAGTGTTGAACCGCTGGCTTTGACTGTGGGCGCGCGACTGTCACCGACTTGCCGTGGAATCGCCGATTTTGGGTATGGTTCTGGTTTCGGctctgtgtgtgtttctgGGCACGATGGAACTGTGGAACTTCGCGAACGTCACGGCTGTGAGACATGGTGACGCATAACCTAATGACAGTCAAACCGCAACGATACCCAGGTGGAAACCACCGAGCGACTGAGAGATCTCGCACTATAGTCATTGTAGCCGGACCAGCTGCTCTGGTGAATGTTACACTAAATTAACACCTTGTGTCAAACGACAGCTTATTCACGGCGATAAGATAAGGTCCGCGGCGGCCATTAGCGGCGATGTAACCATTACAATAGCATTACGATCGGTGGGGATCAACACTCCTTCAGATAACGCTGGCACAAAGATGAACCGACAGGAAGTGGACATGCCCCAtacataatatattatttggtattcgaataaaaactaaaactttcACCTGTTTCACCCGCCATTTTTATCAGCACACTAACTTTTCAGATTTCCTTCAGCCTTGTCTATACGCTGAGATAACGATATTATCGCTAAtgacacatttttttgtttctgttgtgCGGTAAAACATATACGACACATTTATATCGAATAGGGTTCCCATTTAGGTGTTATTTTTTAGCTCCGTCATCATGGTAATGTCAAATTTGTGTACATCAGGGTCGTAGAATTATGGTCGGTAGATAtatttttggggttttttCGACAATCCCTTCTCTGTGCTactaaaattggttttttgttaTGTCTCTCAAATAGATAATGGTATGGCCCAGTAACaagtttgtttttgaatatttttatttaaaacagttaCTAAAAAACAATGGTTTTTAAGGGACGACTAAACAACTTATTTCCGctgttttaaaacaacataatTTCACGCGATCCTATGTCGTTTGAAAACATTTCTGTAATactatttttcagaaacttATTAAGGAGTTACAGATTAGTGAccaaagtgaccaaaaacctgcagttttaaatccataactttttattcagGGATgttaaagtggtatatctctaaAGATTAGTGGCTTAAGTCTTTAAacatctgcatttaaattcaattagaaAACATTGGGTtgttattcttttattttaactccttaattattttctgaaaaatatcattacagaaatggcaccaaaagcctacagtttaagtctctaaaaaattgattttaattttatttaaaaatattgaaatgttattagtacgatataactccttaattaatttctgaaaaatagcattacagaaatggcatcaaaagcctacagttttaagtccataacttttctttcaagcatccaatttcgaagtggtatatctttaaagtcttctggcttagttctctaaaaatctgcgtttaaaacttggtttataatttcgggccgattttttgccaatttcatgatgtaacccctttctaaatctccgaaaaaatggtctgtgcagaaaagagagcaaaaacctgcagttttaaatccataacttttctctcaggcatctgatgccaaagtggtatatctctaaagattcgtggcttaGGACTCTAaagatatgcattttaattttatttaaaaatattgaaatgttattagtacgatataactccttaattcatttctgaaaaatagcattacagaaatggcaccaaaagcctacagttttaagtccataaaactctctctaaaaatctgcgtttaaaacttggtttataatttcgggccgattttttgccaatttcatgatgtaacccctttctaaatctccgaaaaaatggtctgtgcagaaaagagagcaaaaacctgcagttttaaatccataacttttctctcaggcatctgatgccaaagtggtatatctctaaagattcgtggcttaagACTCTAaagatatgcattttaattttatttaaaaatattgaaatgttattagtacgatataactccttaattcatttctgaaaaatagcattacagaaatggcaccaaaagcctacagttttaagtccataacttttctttcaagcatccaatttcgaagtggtacatctttaaagtcttctggcttagttctctaaaatctgcgtttaaaacttggtttataatttcgggccgattttttgccaatttcatgatgtaacccctttctaaatctccgaaaaaatggtctgtgcagaaaagagagcaaaaacctgcagttttaaatccataacttttctctcaggcatctgatgccaaagtggtatatctctaaagattcgtggcttaagcctctaaaaaatgaattttaattttatttaaaaatattgaaatgtaatttttacgatattacTCCTAACTaacttctgaaaaatagcattacagaaatggcaccaaaagcctacagttttaagtccataacttttctttcaagcatccaatttcgaagtggtatatcttaaaagtcttctggcttagttctctaaaaatctgcgtttaaaacttggtttataatttcgggccgattttttgccaatttcatgatgtaacccctttctaaatctccgaaaaaatggtctgtgcagaaaagagagcaaaaacctgcagttttaaatccataacttttctctcaggcatctgatgccaaagtggtatatctctaaagattcgtggcttaagACTCTAaagatatgcattttaattttatttaaaaatattgaaatgttattagtacgatataactccttaattcatttctgaaaaatagcattacagaaatggcaccaaaagcctacagttttaagtccataacttttctttcaagcatccaatttcgaagtggtacatctttaaagtcttctggcttagttctctaaaaatctgcgtttaaaacttggtttataatttcgggccgattttttgccaatttcatgatgtaacccctttctaaatctccgaaaaaatggtctgtgcagaaaagagagcaaaaacctgcagttttaaatccataacttttctctcaggcatctgatgccaaagtggtatatctctaaagattcgtggcttaagcctctaaaaaatgaattttaattttatttaaaaatattgaaatgtaatttttacgatattacTCCTAACTaacttctgaaaaatagcattacagaaatggcaccaaaagccaacagttttaagtccataacttttctttcaag
Coding sequences within it:
- the LOC128256461 gene encoding LOW QUALITY PROTEIN: glutathione S-transferase theta-1 (The sequence of the model RefSeq protein was modified relative to this genomic sequence to represent the inferred CDS: inserted 1 base in 1 codon); the encoded protein is MSKAIKYYYDFLSQPSRALWIGMKLSKTPFEDCPVALRKQEQLTDEYRNINRFQKVPAIVDGKFQLGESVSIVRYLADKGFFSEQLYPKSLEDRARVDEFLEWQHFNVRLTCATFFSKVWLLPAKGLAPAPKPEVVKKLIKDVEGNLGLLERLWLEKDFLVGDKLTVADIFGASEITQMKLCQYNVNXKQFPKVAKWLERVRETTNPYHDEAHSFLYKVAKQAASAKN
- the LOC128256462 gene encoding glutathione S-transferase theta-1, with product MSKSIRFYYDLLSPTSRGLWLALKLGNKPIEYCPIALRKLEQLTDEYKKINRFQKVPAIVDGDFHLAETIAIIRYLADKGQLDEKLYPKSLEARARVDEFLEWQHLNIRLACSMFFRDAWLFPINGLAAKPKPERIQELIEGVETNLGLLELIWLEKDFLVGQQMTVADLVGASEINQLKIFHYKVDEKKFPKVAKWLDRVREATNPYHDEGLAFINMKAKQAKL
- the LOC128256460 gene encoding retinol-binding protein pinta; this translates as MSDEHSNAIRSLSPELAKKAHDELAEVPERIDEDIETLRTWISKQPHLKARQDAQFLVAFLRGCKYSLEKTKLKLDNFYAMRGAVPELYKNRLVGEKQLSILETGCLLRLPQPLKPDGPRIHISRYGQYDSKKYSIAEVVQVNTMIGEIQIREDDNAMISGFLEIIDMKGVGAGHLFQFDAVLVKKLAVLGDKAYPYRPKGFHFVNAPASAERFMSIAKSLMSEKIRKRFHIHSKLESLYNYVPKECLPAEYGGSNGTIQDVVSTWRTKLLDYKPFFEEEVSYGTDEKLRRGQPVNAESLFGIEGSFRKLDID
- the LOC128256576 gene encoding LOW QUALITY PROTEIN: uncharacterized protein LOC128256576 (The sequence of the model RefSeq protein was modified relative to this genomic sequence to represent the inferred CDS: deleted 1 base in 1 codon) yields the protein MAKIRTLVPELAEVARSQLGEESSKMVAKIEALRTWIAEQMYLEARTDDQFLVAFLRFCHWDVEVAKKRVLFYYTYKSKERELLKGRLVDDKLLELARSGIFATLPNPIGPGGPRIHFTRMGHIEPSKHSVTDIFRFHAFRAEIELNTDDNWNVSGVVEIMDFTKIPYSLVLQFDPGMFKRMNAFLEHGIPANLVATHIVNASRETQFVLGLIRNVMKQKELLHIHSNLESLQKAIGKEYLPVEMGGENGTLADAVSRYETQLTGFSTYFKEDERYGVDEKLRAASEKEQAPLVAGLPSDGTFRKLNFD